The Arabidopsis thaliana chromosome 5, partial sequence genomic interval tattattaaaaacttaaCCCCTTTAATCGctgttttctctctctcgcgACGGATCTTCTTaggtctctctcttctcctccttttccccactttttcaaaatcagcaaattttggattttcagAATTTGAGTGAACTTAAAGTAGAAGACGAATTGTCTGAATTcgaattttaagaaaaatttgcAGAGATGAGGAGTTTTTTCGGTAGAGGAGGGAAGGATTCACCGGCTGATTCTGCTTCTCCGTCACCGAGATCATACCCTTCGACGTCTCCGGCGTCTTCGTCTGCTGTGACGGGACCACCGAGACCTATTCGTTTAGTGTATTGTGATGAGAAAGGGAAGTTTCGTATGGACCCTGAAGCTGTTGCTACTTTGCAACTCGTTAAGGAGCCAATTGGTGTTGTTTCGGTTTGTGGTAGGGCTCGTCAAGGAAAGAGCTTTATTTTGAATCAGGTTAGGGtttcgcttcttcttcaagagttCGTTGTTGGGTCTTCGTTGGAAAAATGGGGTTTGTTTTGAATTGGGTGCTTTGTACTTCGTTTTGAGGTCTAGGGTTTTGGCAAATTAGGGTTCTTTTTTGTATTACCTCGAGTTGATTTGTTAGGTTTTGGAAGCTTTTTGGATTCAATAATGGGgaattatgtttgtttgatttggttctgTGTACATTGTTTTGAGGTCTAGGGTTTATGTTTCTGTGTGTttcttaaattgttttgtgGTGTTGTGCGTTTGTAGCTTCTTGGACGCAGTAATGGGTTTCAAGTAGCATCAACACACAAGCCGTGTACCAAGGGGCTTTGGTTGTGGAGTTCTCCTATAAAAAGAACAGCTCTTGACGGAACTGAATACAATCTTTTGTTATTAGATAGTGAAGGAATTGATGCTTACGACCAAACTGTAAGTCACATTTAGCGAATTTGCTACTCATGAATTTGATCTATATCCAAGAATTCGTGTTTAATAACATGTTTTGATTCCCTTTACTTCGATTTCCACAGGGTACCTACAGCACTCAAATATTCTCATTAGCTGTTCTTTTGTCAAGCATGTTCGTGTATAATCAGGTTTGAAAAATTTTCAGTTTGAAACTTAATTTAAGCTTTTTGTGATATTATTTTCACACTTGTGTTGActgatgtttttttgttggtatgTGTCAGATGGGAGGCATTGACGAAGCTTCACTGGATCGCCTTTCTCTTGTCACTCAAATGACAAAGCATATCCGCGTAAAAGCTTCTGGAGGGACGAGCTCACGTTCTGAACTTGGGCAATTTTCTCCCATCTTTGTCTGGCTGTTGAGGGTAATCCtcgttatatttgtttgtagaAATTATTGCTTAGAGATAAGTATTAACATTGATATAATTTACTGTAGGACTTTTATTTGGATCTAGTGGAAGATAATCGGAAGATTAGCCCACGTGACTATTTAGAAATTGCCTTAAGGCCAGTTCAAGGTTCGGGAGGGGATATTGGTGCTAAAAACGAGGTACtatgttatttctttttcgagtaattttattttaatagtcAGGCATTCTTGAGAAACCCGGGTTTGGTGATCAAGTGTAATTCCTTTGGTAGAATAATTGTATGTCAGTGACACAGTGTAACTGAAAGCAATTTCTTTTTGCAGATCCGAGATTCAATCCGTGCTCTTTTTCCGGACAGAGAGTGCTTTACCCTTGTAAGGCCTCTGAACAATGAGAAGGACCTGCAGAGACTGGATCAAATTTCGGTTAGTATTGTTCTATCATGCCCTTTACCTATAATACTTAGTTGTTTAATGTTTAGTTGGATAATATCCTGTGTGCTTATGCAGTTGGAAAAATTGAGACCTGAATTCGGTGCTGGCCTGGATGCATTTACCaagtttgtttttgagaaGACGAGGCCCAAGCAATTAGGGGGTACTGTGATGACTGGCCCTATTCTTGTCGGTATTACACAGTCTTATCTGGATGCTTTGAATAATGGTGCCGTGCCAACAATAACCTCATCTTGGCAGGTTTGATATCTCTTGCCTCTATGGATGTTCAATTCTTTACATTGTCTGATACATTACATCTTAATGGGTAAACATATGGTTGATTATTGCATTCATACATCTATGTACTTCAAACCATTGTGTCTCTcagttttaatgtttttaccAATGCCTTCCCTAGCCTATTTTCCCCTAGATTAATAACGTTATTTTTCTTGACTACGTTCTTGTAGAGTGTCGAAGAAACTGAGTGTCGAAGAGCATATGATTCTGGTGTAGAAGCCTATATGGCTGCCTTTGACCAATCAAAAGCTCCGGAAGAAGTAAGCATCTTAGCTTTAGcctactgttttttttttctttttctttttttgtaatatatgaTTCATGTCAATTCTGCTATGTGTAGGGTGCACTGAGGGAAGAACATGAAGAAGCAGTTCGAAAAGCCTTGGCTATATTTAACTCTAATGCTGTAGGGAATGGTTcagcaagaaaaaaattcgAGGATCTTCTCCACAAGGacttaaagaaaaagtttgagGTAATAGATTCTAAAACAGTGTTGTTCAGTAGGAAGCAGTTGTTTTTGAATCCTGACTGTTTATTTACGCATCTTTCACATGAGATTTCTCCTCTCATTGTCTTATGCTAATATAGACAATACTTTGGTGATTCAGGATTACAAGAAGAACGCTTTTATGGAGGCAGATTTGCGATGTACGAGTACTATCCAGCGTATGGAAAAGCAGCTTAGAGCAGCTTGCCATGCCTCTAATGCCAATATGGATAATGTTGTCAAGGTTTGTTATTTATGGATATATTTTTGGCATAGAAGGATTAGGTTTAaagtttctgtgtttttttttggcttgtTTGTAATGATCGATTGTATCTCAGGTCCTAGAAGCTCGTTTGGCAGAATATGAGGCATCATGCCATGGCCCGGGGAAATGGCAGAAACTTTCTGTATTTTTGCAACAAAGGTATTTTACTACTTCCACTCCCCACTGTTCTTCATTTATCTTTAGGTATTTTTTGAGGTTTGATCATGTAATTTGTGCTTTGTGGTCTACTTTTTACTCATGCAGCTTGGAAGGACCTATATATGATCTCACCAAAAGGCTTATAGATAGCATCGCTATAGAGAAGAATTCCCTTGCAATGAAATTTCGTTCTGTTGAAGATGCGATGAAACATTTAAAACAGCAGTTGGATGATAGTGAGAGATACAAGTTGGAATACCAGAAACGTTATGATGAATCCAACAATGACAAGAAGAAGCTGGAAGATATATACAGAGAGCGCATAACTAAACTACAGGGGGAGAATAGTTCGCTGAACGAGCGATGCTCTACGTTGGTTAAAACCGTGGAatctaaaaaagaagaaatcaaagaatggATTAGAAATTATGACCAGATTGTTTTGAAGCAGAAAGCTGTTCAAGAACAGCTTAGTTCTGAAATGGAAGTCCTTAGGACAAGAAGTACTACTTCTGAAGCTAGGGTTGCTGCAGCTAGAGAACAAGCCAAATCTGCTGCAGAAGAGACCAAGGAATGGAAAAGGAAGTATGATTATGCTGTGGGAGAGGCTAGATCTGCTCTTCAAAAGGCTGCTTCAGTGCAAGAACGTTCTGGCAAGGAAACACAGTTGAGGGAAGATGCTCTTAGGGAGGAATTTAGTATCACTTTAGCTAATAAGGTATCATTCTTTGTCCCATTTTTTTAAGGGATGAATTTGAGCTTGTAATCATCAGTATATATTATCAATAGTTAATCAATTGCAGGATGAAGAAATTACGGAGAAGGCTACAAAACTTGAGAAGGCAGAGCAATCTCTAACGGTTCTAAGATCAGATTTGAAGGTGAGCGTTATCAAAATGATAGTATATTTATGTTAGCCTCGTCTATCTTCCTATGTTGTAAACGTTTGTGCGAAGTAGATTACTTGTTACTCCTAGCATTCTGTTAAATATGCTGAAACAGTTGAACCTTTGTGGAATGTGGATCTTAGCTTGTGTTGTGTCTTTTGCAGGTGGCTGAGTCAAAACTTGAAAGCTTTGAGGTAGAGTTAGCATCACTAAGATTAACATTAAGTGAAATGACTGATAAGTTGGACAGTGCCAACAAAAAGGCTCTAGCATATGAAAAGGAGGCTAATAAGTTGGAGCAAGAGAAAATCCGTATGGAACAAAAGTATCGATCTGAGTTTCAACGCTTCGATGAAGTCAAAGAGAGATGTAAGGCAGCTGAAATAGAAGCTAAACGCGCTACTGAACTGGCAGACAAAGCTCGAACTGATGCTGTCACGTCGCAAAAGGAGAAAAGTGAGAGTCAGAGGTTGGCGATGGAAAGACTTGCTCAGATCGAACGAGCTGAGAGGCAAGTCGAAAACTTAGAGAGACAGAAGACTGACTTGGAGGATGAACTGGACAGACTTCGTGTGTCTGAGATGGAGGCTGTCTCCAAAGTTACAATCTTAGAAGCAAGAGTTGAAGAACGAGAGAAAGAAATCGGGTCATTGATAAAGGAAACCAACGCACAGAGGGCTCATAACGTGAAGTCACTTGAAAAGCTGTTGGATGAAGAGCGTAAGGCTCATATAGCTGCAAATCGAAGAGCCGAAGCTCTTTCTCTTGAGCTGCAAGCTGCACAGGCACACGTTGATAATCTTCAGCAAGAATTAGCTCAAGCAAGGTTAAAAGAAACCGCACTTGACAACAAAATCAGAGCTGCGAGTTCCTCACATGGGAAGCGGAGTAGATTTGAAGATGTTGTTGATATGGACATTGGAGAAGGAAGTGATAGAATCTTGAGGACTAATAAACGAGCTCGAAGCACGAGAGGAGATGATCACGGTCCTACTGATGAAGGCGACGAGGACTTTCAAAGTCATCAAGACAATGgcgaggaggaagaagaagaagattacagGAAGCTTACTGTGCAGAATCTAAAGCATGAGCTGACCAAGTACGATTGTGGACATTTGTTATTGAACAGAGGCcatcaaaacaagaaagagattcTTGCGTTGTATGAAGCTCATGTTCTTCCCAAGAAAGCTTTAgcgagagaggaagagagaaagaaacagagagaagtcACTTCTTCTTAGAGGACAAGACTCTGTACAGAGTAAGGAGATAAACATGTTTAATCTCAAAAGGTTTCGATCTCTAGAGATTTAGTAAGAGTTGGAATTAGAAAAGGCTCGtattgtttctctctttttatcgGTTTTACCGGTTTACCTGGTACTGCAGAAAGTAAACCGAATTAGCCATTTGTATTGAATCTGagggtttaggtttttttatgagtgttttttttttgtgtgtttggtaTTTAATTTGTGTGGAGTTTGAGTCGGTTTggtgttttgactttttgatttttagattCAAGTCTTTTTCAGAATTCTGTTACTCGTTTGAGATCGACCGTTTGCTTTGAATTTTACTCTTCAATCCTAAGTCAGCAGTATTGACTAATTGCGTTTAAAGGAATAATTCTAAGATTATGTTAACTTGGTGATAGGCTCATCTATATTTGACTTGTATCCATGGGATGTGACTCGGATTTGATAATTCTTAGTTAAGTAATAAATGATTCTGTTAGTAGTCCTAAAAATTACGTTTCATTTAGAatgttaattttcaaaaattacaGTTTACAAAAGTTAttaacaaaattcagaaaatgtTACAAGTcagttatataaaaagaaaaaaaaaaacaaatcttattGTAAAAAAGATAAGGTTTCATATCAGTTATTGGTTTGTAATAAATTTGTAAGTCATAGCAACTGTTACATTTAACCAAGCACTTAACACTGATGCCAGCTTACATGAATTTAAGCAAaggtgcaaaaaaaaaaaaaaaaaatctaccaaacgtttttcaccaaaaaagaaatatatgaCTTGTTCCACAAGATGCAATATTATTAGGTCCACCGTCCAAATTTGACGAAAATTTAGCTTCCAAGTCTCGTCAAAATCATCTGAATGAGTTAAAATATTCTTTCGTACAcacttatattaaaatataattcatCGTAATCTATGATTGTTTTGGACGAAGCACACgaaaatacattttatatcAATAATGTATTTGAATTACATAGTATATTAAGGATTTTGTATGATGAAACCGAGTTAATACGGCGGGAAAAAAATTCAGTAAATTTTTCTACAACAACACccttttaattttagttttctctGTAAAGTCCCAAAACATTATGAATTGTTAAAAATCACCCAATGTAAATTAATTGATTACGTAACCGAATtctaaactctaaaaactaaaaaccatataatatacaCGGCATTAATACAACATTTACGTTTCTCTTCCCCTAATAACACCTATACCCCTTCAATTCCAACTTTTATCCCTAAAACcccaaaagttttaaaattatccaAATCACCCTCCTTCCCTCTCCAAACTATTCAAAATCGCCGCCACTTCAGAAATCGACGGTCGACTCCTCCGTGAATTCCCGACACAAGCTAAAGCAACCTTCGCTAATCTTATTACCAAACTCTTGATCTCACTTTGAACAACAATCCTCGGATCTAAAAGCTCAGCAAATCTCTGTTCTTTAATCAATGGAGTTGCCCATTTCACAATCAATCcattttcacttcttcttccactcaAAATCTCCATTAAAACGACGCCGTATCCATACACATCACTCTCTTTGCAATAACCTTCTTCTATATACCCAAAAATCCCAGATTTTTCAATCGGaatcaaaaacccaaatcCGTAATCGCAAATCTTAGCCGTTGATTTCTCGTCTACCAAAACATTCGATGATGTGAATCTACCGTGAACGATTCTAGGGTTTGCGATTTCGTGTAAATACTCCAATCCTCTCGCTGCTCCCGCCGCGATTTTAAAACGCGTTTTCCATCCAAATTCAACCGCAGTCGCTGAATTGGAACCTCCGTGTAAGTGATCACTCAAGCTCTTACCTTCTCCGACGAATTCTGTTACGACGATTCTTTCTCCGGGAGCTTCTGAGAATCCTAAAATCGAAACGACGTTtggatgatgagaagaagaaagcgaTTTAATAACCGTGGAAAAACCGAAACCCGGTTTactcaaaaccaaaccggGATGTATTCTTTTAACCGCGACGAGATTTTTATGATCTGGAATAATCGCAGCGTAAACCGTTCCTAACCGACCAGAACCGATGATTCGTCGTTGGTTAAATCCGTCGGTTGCTGAGTCTAATTCGGTTAACGAATAAGAAAGACCAGCCGGTTTGGTTTCTGGAAGAAGATATTCGTCGTCGGaccggtttggtttttttctgCATaataagaagaggaagattatgagaagaagaagagaaagagagagaagagacaaaactGAAGCGTAAGCGATTTTTTCAGATTTGTCCATTTGatttcaacaaagaaaataaatgtatgaTTATGGATTATGGGTGTTgtgtaatatttatatacgaagagaataataaaataaaataaaggtcaaaaaagacaaaaggaaagaaatttTCGTCTAGATGGTCAATAAATATTCATGGACTACTCTTTAGGTTAGGAAGAAAAATCTTTacttttcataaatatatgaaaaatatgtttttaatattatatatatatatatagttatttttcACATggtaagatttttaaatttgttaaattctAATTTCAGTTTGagtattattttcattaaatcaTAGAAATTACTTAAGATGTTGATTTCTCATAAAgtcataatattaataatcatgcgtaaaaaaaaaaaaaaacattaacaaacaTATTTGTAAAATAGTATGCATAATTTCGATTGTCTTTTTCATGGTGTAACTTAAGTTTGTCGGTCCTAAAGAATTTCAAAGTGCAAACGCAAACTATCACATGATGATAGAACATTTAATTCATCAATGGATTctaaagtaaaaacaaaataatcagaAATATGACACactatattattaattatcataccgtaaaagaaaaaaagtgatcGAAAAAGTTTAGATAGATCGTCAGAACCACACAAAATCACCGGAAAAGTTGAGAAGTCGAATTTTAAATATGACACATTATATCATACCCTAAAGGCCTAAACTATAAATGATATTGAAACTTTACTCATTACCTACTCATTGAAAgctgaaattatatttttataaatgttcatatgatatcaaaacaaattgacTTACTATTATTTGATCTAAACTAGTGTTCAACTTATACTACATGTATTAAGATCAAAAGAATGTGTTGTAAAAATCACACACTGAAAAGCTAATTAAGAGTATATTAAATCTAACTAATGCCATTTATATAAGAATGAAAGAAGGACCCATCTAACTTTGGCAGGTGAAACTCGCACCTATATAACTAATGccatttatataaattatagttatttatttCCCCCTTTTGataagtgtatatatacatatcacGAAATGTTTACCTACTATGTATTAACCTATGTTGTACAGTGTTTCGAATTTCCCATCAAGAATATGTTGGATTCTTTTTGGAAGAAAGTGGAGCATTTCAACTACTAGagaatgaacaaaatataatcTACGTTCTAAGATCTTAATTTTTTActtgaaaaatgaatatttgtttgtaaagTAATCACATATCTTAATTCTTATATACATTTTCTGACTATACAATAATATGAGCTAAATAGTAGTATATCTAAGATCAAACGATGACTACGGATCGGACTACGGTTACGTTTGCCATATATACAAGCACCCTAAATCCTGAAATTCTTAGTAAACATTTTACTAATGCTCCACTACTATAATATTGGTACGTTAGTTAAACCATCAAAAATTTCCttaaaaattccaaaattacTTAAAGATATATGTGAAGATATACCAAACCTATATTGTTTATTATCTAAAGCCCATGCTCACCAATAATAATCATTGaactataaaattattttatttcattcattACCTATGTCCgtagattctctcttttcgaaacaaaaagtaatacTAAAATAGTGTTGCAAAAACGAAGACAGATGCACTGTATCGTCCATCTTTGAGAGTTTTCATTTTAGTGTTTTCATTCATATTCATGTCAAGGAGACCCATGGGCCATGACTGATTACTCTGATGGCTCAATCTATACAATTAGAGATTTTAACAATAAATACTTTAGAGATCTTTAGCTCAAACATaaagattaaacaaaatactCATTTACTAAAAGAGCTTAACCAGAATCCAACATTTATCTGGATCTGAACTGGATCCAGTATGAACCAAGAAACATTTGGTTTGAATCCAGTCtaatctaaaaaaatattggattCATAATGCAgttcaaacatgttttttttttgaagtagtTTTCTTGCAAGACCAAAGAAACCATTTAAAGAGagtctaaaatctaaatcattCAAAACCTGTAGAATCCCATTCAAAATAGTTGGGCTTCTTGTTAAGGATTCTTTGTATGGGCTTTTAGTTGGCATATCAAAATGCTCCAAAACATTTCCTTGGGAAATAATAATCCCAAATATTTTCCAAGACATTTCgtttctctgtctttttttttctttgtcaacgACACTTCTCGTAAATTAGTTCgttaatatttgaaatatcatAATGAAAAAATGTAACGTGCAAGTCTAATCGCATGACACACCCAAGAATGCGTACAACTAAACTGATTTTGACGTTAGTTAACATTTatagaaataataatttaattacaaaCAAGTGCTTTGTCAACgtgtaatattttattacgTTAAGGACATTTTTACATTAAATAGTATGTTTTAGCAAATGATTACGTATAGATTATAATCTTACTTGGCCTCCACGAAGGAATTACTCGAAATTATCCAAAGGCTTTGAAGACATTTTCCaaacatcaataaaaaaaatgttcatgggaatttcaaaatcagaatcacaTTCCCAAACTATTTAATAAATCCAATCATGcaaccaaaaattataatccTTTTGTAGACAAGGTCAAAAGCTTATCCTTCACATAAACAAATGACTACAAACTTGCTTGCAATACATAACAAAGTAAGCAGCCATAAGTTACATTAAAACACAAGCATTTGCTCAAAACAACAAAGCACCTGGAAATAGAGATTTGAATCTCGAGTATTATGGAGATtaatgttgatgaagaagctgggatcatcaaagaagaaacagttcCACTCCTGGATGATCAAA includes:
- a CDS encoding Guanylate-binding family protein (Guanylate-binding family protein; FUNCTIONS IN: GTP binding, GTPase activity; INVOLVED IN: immune response; LOCATED IN: nucleolus, chloroplast; EXPRESSED IN: 24 plant structures; EXPRESSED DURING: 14 growth stages; CONTAINS InterPro DOMAIN/s: Guanylate-binding protein, N-terminal (InterPro:IPR015894), Guanylate-binding protein, C-terminal (InterPro:IPR003191); BEST Arabidopsis thaliana protein match is: guanylate-binding family protein (TAIR:AT1G03830.2); Has 135716 Blast hits to 74856 proteins in 3470 species: Archae - 1642; Bacteria - 27962; Metazoa - 58309; Fungi - 11332; Plants - 7596; Viruses - 496; Other Eukaryotes - 28379 (source: NCBI BLink).) → MRSFFGRGGKDSPADSASPSPRSYPSTSPASSSAVTGPPRPIRLVYCDEKGKFRMDPEAVATLQLVKEPIGVVSVCGRARQGKSFILNQLLGRSNGFQVASTHKPCTKGLWLWSSPIKRTALDGTEYNLLLLDSEGIDAYDQTGTYSTQIFSLAVLLSSMFVYNQMGGIDEASLDRLSLVTQMTKHIRVKASGGTSSRSELGQFSPIFVWLLRDFYLDLVEDNRKISPRDYLEIALRPVQGSGGDIGAKNEIRDSIRALFPDRECFTLVRPLNNEKDLQRLDQISLEKLRPEFGAGLDAFTKFVFEKTRPKQLGGTVMTGPILVGITQSYLDALNNGAVPTITSSWQSVEETECRRAYDSGVEAYMAAFDQSKAPEEGALREEHEEAVRKALAIFNSNAVGNGSARKKFEDLLHKDLKKKFEDYKKNAFMEADLRCTSTIQRMEKQLRAACHASNANMDNVVKVLEARLAEYEASCHGPGKWQKLSVFLQQSLEGPIYDLTKRLIDSIAIEKNSLAMKFRSVEDAMKHLKQQLDDSERYKLEYQKRYDESNNDKKKLEDIYRERITKLQGENSSLNERCSTLVKTVESKKEEIKEWIRNYDQIVLKQKAVQEQLSSEMEVLRTRSTTSEARVAAAREQAKSAAEETKEWKRKYDYAVGEARSALQKAASVQERSGKETQLREDALREEFSITLANKDEEITEKATKLEKAEQSLTVLRSDLKVAESKLESFEVELASLRLTLSEMTDKLDSANKKALAYEKEANKLEQEKIRMEQKYRSEFQRFDEVKERCKAAEIEAKRATELADKARTDAVTSQKEKSESQRLAMERLAQIERAERQVENLERQKTDLEDELDRLRVSEMEAVSKVTILEARVEEREKEIGSLIKETNAQRAHNVKSLEKLLDEERKAHIAANRRAEALSLELQAAQAHVDNLQQELAQARLKETALDNKIRAASSSHGKRSRFEDVVDMDIGEGSDRILRTNKRARSTRGDDHGPTDEGDEDFQSHQDNGEEEEEEDYRKLTVQNLKHELTKYDCGHLLLNRGHQNKKEILALYEAHVLPKKALAREEERKKQREVTSS
- a CDS encoding Protein kinase superfamily protein (Protein kinase superfamily protein; FUNCTIONS IN: protein kinase activity, kinase activity, ATP binding; INVOLVED IN: protein amino acid phosphorylation; LOCATED IN: endomembrane system; EXPRESSED IN: 22 plant structures; EXPRESSED DURING: 12 growth stages; CONTAINS InterPro DOMAIN/s: Protein kinase, catalytic domain (InterPro:IPR000719), Serine-threonine/tyrosine-protein kinase (InterPro:IPR001245), Protein kinase-like domain (InterPro:IPR011009); BEST Arabidopsis thaliana protein match is: crinkly4 (TAIR:AT3G59420.1); Has 1807 Blast hits to 1807 proteins in 277 species: Archae - 0; Bacteria - 0; Metazoa - 736; Fungi - 347; Plants - 385; Viruses - 0; Other Eukaryotes - 339 (source: NCBI BLink).), coding for MDKSEKIAYASVLSLLSLSLLLLIIFLFLLCRKKPNRSDDEYLLPETKPAGLSYSLTELDSATDGFNQRRIIGSGRLGTVYAAIIPDHKNLVAVKRIHPGLVLSKPGFGFSTVIKSLSSSHHPNVVSILGFSEAPGERIVVTEFVGEGKSLSDHLHGGSNSATAVEFGWKTRFKIAAGAARGLEYLHEIANPRIVHGRFTSSNVLVDEKSTAKICDYGFGFLIPIEKSGIFGYIEEGYCKESDVYGYGVVLMEILSGRRSENGLIVKWATPLIKEQRFAELLDPRIVVQSEIKSLVIRLAKVALACVGNSRRSRPSISEVAAILNSLEREGG